TTTGTGGTGATCAACTCTGTGCCACAAAATTGATCGAGCTTAACTCGAATCAAACCCAGAATATTTCTTCAACCACATTATTGTACCTAATTATCTAGCTTCACAAATTTCAAAAGGGAAAAGAAAATACTTCCCATAGCTTTTTATAATGTAGCATTAGGACACACTGTCTTTCTGATATTGTAGTTTTGGCCTCTTTTATCACGAAAAGCATGAAAATTAAGACCGCACTTGCTGTGCTTTCACATGCTCAGCACTAGGGCTCAGTGTGCTCTTACAGGAAACTACAGTGGACACTTAGGTGATCTCTTACTGAAAGCAAAAGGGCATTTTCCAGAATGTGCTGCCTTTTGATTTTATGGCCATTATTCACTGTCATCGTCATAAGTAGAAAAAGGAAAGAACTTTCAACTCGCTTTTCCTTATTGTTTTGTCCTCTCTTTTTTACAGTCATAATAATTTTGTGGCCATAATTGACCTGCCTGAAGGAGAGCACCAGTATAAGTTCTATGTGGACGGACACTGGACATTAGACCCCAAAGAGGTGGAAAAAAGTGTCTCTTATAGTTTTTCTCATTTCTCTAATAATCCTAATACATTGATACTTTgatatatttctattattatctTTTTCTAGCCTTTTGTGACTAACAAGTCAGGTGTGGTGAATAATGTTATTAAAGTGAGGAAAACAGACTTTGAGGTTTTTGATGCACTGAAGACAGACTCTGAGAAATGTGCCGACTTGTCAGGTAACTCTAAATCCATATAAATCTATTCATGAAATATTCTACAGGTTctgattttatgcttttttttttttgcctgtcagACTTATCCAGCTCCCCACCTGGACCGTACCATCAGGATTCCTACTCAACCAAATCAGAAGACAAACTGCGCACTCCTCCTATACTCCCACCACACCTGCTGCAGGTGCTCCTCAACAAAGACACTGGAATCTCTGTAAGGACCGCTTTGCTACATGCTGAACATTGATCACCCAGTCTGATGAAAGCAGCTGCTTTATACAACTGTCTGTCTAGAATCATTTTGCCGTCTTGTTTTCATGTATTTCATTACGCTTCATTTCCACTTTGGCAGAGTTTCCTGTTCTCGCAAACACTGCCATTTTTGTTTGTTAgaaaatcttttctaacaatataagtctctctcatctaaaaaaaaaaaaataacaaaaaaaagagaaaatcactCATCGCTCTGGATGGCTGGATGGTTTTTATTATGCACAAAATCAGATGGCAAAATCACAaggcaaaattactaaaacttaaactaaaattgagtcattttaaatgataaaaggtGTGATAAAAGGTGAattcataatattaaataaatactgtttgtaAAAGTGATAAAAACTGAACAatggtatatatttttattgttttggttaTGTAGCTAGTAATATTTATGGAACATTTAACTATTGCTGTTACGTAAACATAATTGGATATTAAAGCTTTTTCATTTGGGTTTTCTTAAGCACATTAAATCTGATGGAACTGAGCAAGTGATTTGAGAAGAGTTCGATTCTTTGCAGATACATTGTTGCAGTTAAAGCAGTTCTTTTTGGGGCTTAAAGAGATAAGAAAAGATAACAAGCCTGTGGTTGGAAATTGCTGAGTGTGGGCAATTTTTGAAAGCAGAGACTTTCCCTAACTCTTTCCCATGTCTGCTTTTACAGTGTGACCCAACACTGCTGCCTGAACCAAACCATGTGATGCTCAACCACCTGTACGCCCTTTCCATCAAGGTCTGGCAGCAAACTACACACACTTTAGAAAGACAAACCTCTAACAATGTCCACACACTCAGTGACCTGGAAACCATATCAGCTGTATGCATGTTTGGGATTTATAGAAAGTGTTGTTATTTAATAAtcctaatttacattttttttcttcagttcaacacaaaagtagatgtttagcagaatgacAGTACCGCTGTTTTTCAAATAATGAATGGCTGATAGgctctaaaaatgacaaaagcaccataaaactattattaaattaatagatatgacttTTATAGATATGAGTTAACTAGTTATTATTTTCAGGTTAACTAATAATTTCTGTTTTGCATATGGTAGAAATGACCAGCATTTTTAGTGGATATCACTGATGTGCCTCTGTTTGCTCTCCTCACACAGGATGGTGTGATGGTCCTTAGTGCAACGCACCGTTACAAAAAGAAGTATGTGACCACCCTGCTGTACAAGCCTATATGATCTCAATCCATCAACCTATTCTCTCTGGTTTCTGCCTTATACAGTCATCTACTGCTAAatgttattcatcaaagaaagTGACCAGACCTATCTTACACCAGCAAACTCGCATGTGACTTTATATTTGTCTCTTTCTGAAAATCAGCTTCTGATCCATAAACCATTATCTACAGTGTCTGCACAACTGTGTGTTtgctaaatgtaaacaaatatcaTTTCTTATGAAGCTTGCAGACATGTAAGTGTTTTGTATGTAGCTCTTCGgtttatacatttcaaaatactcCTAGATCATTAAAAGGACATCTGTGATGTCTGTTGTCATCTATTCTTTGAGTTCTTGATTCCGGGGATGTCACTAAAGACTTGACATTTAATCTGAACATTCCCATCATGTTGTTCTGGATTTAGAAAAATCTGCAAATACAATGGTGAACCATAATATAACTGTTGATGAATGGACCACTGTGCTAATAAAATGCacactaaaacattatttgtgtattgtttgtttgcatgaaaCAATCACACATTTTACACAAAGGTAATTCAAGGTTCTCTTGCAAAAAAAATGTGGTTTCTGTAAGCAAGTCTATATTATAAAAATCCCTACACAGTTATCATGGAGATAGCTTTGGTCAGTGATCAAATATGATTAGGGTTGGCTGAGACAGTTCTCAGTGTGATTTGTTGTGATGTTACCAGGCGACAATTTTGAAAGTCAAAAACTAAACCGTATTAAATAATTGTGAATTGAAAAATATGAACTCATTTAAATTCAACTAAACAGCTGATATCAGTTTAAGTGGAGCATATAGGCAGAGAAAGAAAAATGCCACCTGTTACTTGGACTTGGCAAAATCGTATGATAAGTTTGCCCGCGGCTTGCTTTAATCTCTCTTACTTTGAGATACACCGTTCAGTTAAAgtctttttttcttaatcataAAGGTGTGTGACCGGTTCAATGAGCAGTGCAAAGTATATGATGCACCAAACTAGATGACTTAAATACCAACTTTTTCATGtgcaaataagtaaaaaaaaactctacaaaAGGAAGGCTGTTAATTAGAGAAGAGACAGTGATTTGGTGCAAGTCATAGGGACTGGCATAGAGCTTTAGCTTGCTATAGCAGAACAAAAACAGCGgttgttgtttaatttaaatgaagaGGAAGCCTTCGGAAACTGGAGGCATGTTAGTGAAACAGTCATTGTTAAATCAACTTAATATTGGCTTTGTTATTCCGACTTTAGCATTACCATCATGATTCAAGGGTAGCATGTAAAGGTGTCACATAGTATAGTCAGAAAAACATCTTATTCATCTGTGCTGTTATTGAAAGTAATGAATTGTCTACAGTAAGATCATAAACTATAACTATATCCCACATATTATTTtccattataataaatgaaattatattagagAAAATTATGTTATCAACTGGTTGAAAAggattttaaagctttttttttttagaatttatacCACCCTGCTTTCAATATGGCTGCATTTTTATGTTATAACGGATAAATATACAATGTGTTTAAGTAGATAAAATCTAAATAGACAGCGGCGCtaagtatgtatttattaaaataaggtGTGATGTTTAGAACAATGTTTCAAAAGTGCAAGACAGCTTGTGAAAAGAGAGTTTGGGCTGGTATATTTAAATTgtcatgtaatatttaaaaacagaaaaattaaaaacatttttgtttatccAAAGCAATACGAACATTCTCTAAAATGATCCCCATGGCCTTTTTGAAAATGGTTACAACTAGTTCAGCTCTAGAATCTCAGGCTGGAGAAaaaaatcatggggaagactgtacGGAGCCCTGTACATTATCTGCAAGTAAGAGCTGAACACTACAAGGGCACATTCAATACAATGTAACATGCTCCTTTATACaacttctctttttctctttcagacAGTAATGATGAGTGTGATATGTTTGTCTGCCAGTGTGACAAGACTGCAGCGGAATGGTTTACTTAAGCCTCTTATAACGCCTCCAATAATCATCTGTCCTTGAGTGTTTGCGCCATCAGCAGCTTTCTCATCACTCTTACCACATTTATGGTCACTCTCACACCACTATATAGCAACAAAATACCCTGTAATAAGTTAAATGTGCATATACATATCATAATTGTTATTTGCTTTCATTCTggtcattaaaacacacacacttttgtgtgCTGACAGCTGTTTTGCAACTTTTGCAAATTCTCatgatttttttgagaaaacTGAAATCTTGTACCAGCTGTGCAAACTGCAAAAAAATGCTGACGTTCCCAAAGatcaaaactctctctctctctcacacacacacacacacacacacacacacacagtgtgataAGTGTACATAAACACACTCAACAATCTCAGCAACTGTAAGTTTGGGCGCTTGTGTTTGTACATGTAGTGACATGAAGTGTGgccaggtatggtgacccatactcagaatttgtgctcttcatttgtcccatccaagtgcacacacacagcagtgcgttgtgaacaaaaacacacacagtgagaacacacacctggagcagtgagtAGCCATTTTTGCTGCATTGACCCGTGGAGCAGTTGtggccttgctcaagggtctcacctcagtcgtggtattgagggaggaagagaaCACCCCCCACctactccccccacctacaatccctgtcGGTACCAAGACTCGGAcccgcaacctttgggttacaaatccaagactctctaaccattaggccatgacggCCTCATTTGTAATTCACAAAGTTCTCTTATCAATGTGCCCCACCCATCAAGGTTATATAAATAAGTTATAGACCTATAAATAATTGGCCAGTAATACCTGTTCATCCAGTCTTCACCATGAACACCTTCCTGTCTCTCGTCATCCTGAGTGTGAGTCTGCCCTCCTGTGAGTAAACTTAAGATACTATTCAACTTATTACTATTAAGcttactgttttcatttataaaaatgttattatgtgTGCAAAGCATATATGCATATGGAAATATTcaatataattcacaatatttGTTAGTCAGTTCAATAATTGATCTAATAACTTATTTATTAGATAAAATGTTTAATGAGAATGCCTTAACAGaacttaaagggatattccaATTGTAAATTGAAAACTACATCTAGAGtctatgtaaaaatataaaataaaaacgtgcTGCGACTCCCAGGGTGGATTGTAATCTATGAAAACATGGATGCCCAGCCCATTTACACTatgttttgtgtttacattttgtaCTCTGATAATCATATTTGAATTctctaaataataattttaaaataccaAAAGTAATTGGTCATAAAAACTGTGTCACAACAGACCTCCCTGGTCTCTACAAGGTCACAAGTAGGGAACACTGGATGAAgcacaaacaataaacaatatttatgagAGATGTATAGCAATTTTATATTAATGGTCTATTGACATAAAATTGCTATACATCtctcataaatattttaaaaggcaGATGGTGAATTAAAGATTTTATTAGATGAATTTTGGTCGTAGTGTATGTTGCCTCTTTTGACTAGTGAAGTTTGCACTATACAGTATGagtgtaaatatatgataaaaatggTTCTTATGTATATATTCCTAAAATGTAAAGCCTAAAATATTAGACACTGGTAAGTACAGAACAGTCATTgattaagatttattattatattcattatattcattattatattaaatgttatttagcatttagattttatttcatcATTAGATTGCTAATCAGTATGAAGCACTGATAAACTTTCCCTGTTTAACAGTGCTGGCGACTCTAGACTACCGTGCGCTGTGGCAG
Above is a window of Carassius auratus strain Wakin unplaced genomic scaffold, ASM336829v1 scaf_tig00215135, whole genome shotgun sequence DNA encoding:
- the prkab1b gene encoding 5'-AMP-activated protein kinase subunit beta-1b, whose amino-acid sequence is MGNTSSERSAAEKTQRRESRGGKDGARPKILMDSVEDGDLFQTDDAKEFLAWQHDQESEAKALPEERPTVFRWNGPGKEIYLSGSFNNWSSKIPLSKSHNNFVAIIDLPEGEHQYKFYVDGHWTLDPKEPFVTNKSGVVNNVIKVRKTDFEVFDALKTDSEKCADLSDLSSSPPGPYHQDSYSTKSEDKLRTPPILPPHLLQVLLNKDTGISCDPTLLPEPNHVMLNHLYALSIKDGVMVLSATHRYKKKYVTTLLYKPI